The Aureitalea marina genome includes a window with the following:
- a CDS encoding DUF4290 domain-containing protein has translation MIDDLEYNTERPHLIIPEYGRHMQKMVDQCVAMEDREARNKCAKSIISVMGNLNPHLRDVPDFQHKLWDQLFIISDFKLDVDSPYPKPSREELAERPEPLDYPQNHPKYRFYGNNIKRMIDVANSWEDGDKKDGLVLTIANHMKKSFLNWNKDTVEDSVIFEHLFELSEGKIDMRESKEDLTTSKDLLQHKKRFTKKSFKGGRGRKRH, from the coding sequence TTGATAGATGATCTAGAATACAATACAGAACGTCCTCATTTGATCATTCCAGAGTACGGACGCCATATGCAAAAGATGGTTGATCAATGTGTGGCCATGGAAGACAGAGAAGCCCGTAATAAATGTGCCAAAAGCATCATTTCGGTCATGGGTAACCTAAATCCCCATCTTCGGGATGTGCCGGATTTTCAACATAAGCTCTGGGATCAACTCTTTATAATCTCAGACTTTAAGCTGGATGTGGATTCACCGTATCCAAAACCTTCCAGGGAAGAACTGGCCGAACGTCCGGAACCATTGGATTACCCACAAAATCACCCAAAATATCGTTTTTACGGCAATAACATCAAGCGAATGATCGATGTGGCCAACTCTTGGGAAGACGGAGATAAAAAGGATGGCCTGGTTCTGACCATAGCCAACCACATGAAAAAGAGTTTCCTGAATTGGAACAAAGATACGGTTGAGGATAGCGTGATATTCGAGCACTTGTTCGAACTCTCAGAAGGGAAGATCGATATGCGTGAAAGCAAGGAGGATCTAACCACTTCTAAAGATTTACTGCAACACAAAAAGCGATTTACGAAAAAGAGCTTTAAAGGAGGTCGAGGTCGTAAACGGCATTAG
- a CDS encoding START-like domain-containing protein, with protein MDEKIKYEMEFPIHASPSLLYQYISTPSGMSEWYADNVNSRGEYFTFIWEGSEERAKLLGKKSNERIKFRWEADEDTDFYFELRIQVDEITKDVSLMVTDFAEEDELDEGKMLWENMISNLKHILGST; from the coding sequence ATGGACGAGAAGATCAAATACGAGATGGAATTCCCCATCCATGCCTCTCCCTCTCTTCTTTATCAATACATTTCTACACCAAGCGGTATGAGCGAATGGTATGCCGATAATGTCAATTCGAGGGGAGAGTACTTTACCTTTATTTGGGAAGGAAGTGAAGAACGTGCCAAATTACTTGGCAAGAAGAGTAACGAACGGATCAAATTCCGTTGGGAGGCCGATGAGGATACTGATTTCTATTTCGAACTCCGGATACAAGTAGATGAGATCACTAAGGACGTTTCCTTGATGGTCACCGATTTTGCAGAGGAAGACGAATTGGATGAAGGTAAAATGCTTTGGGAGAATATGATCTCCAATCTTAAACATATTTTGGGTTCAACCTGA
- a CDS encoding aminotransferase class IV → MMMNLNGQLVEDSSAAAHPLNRAMNYGDGVFETIRVSAGKVLFWEDHYFRLMSSMRILRMEIPMNFTPESLEQQIQQVVAESGKAAAHMVKILVWRKPGGKYTPESLEVEYLIHAEGIDQPFYTLDEAAYEIELFKDHYVLSGLLSTLKSNNRLISVLGSIYAKENDYQNCVLLNENKMVTEALNGNVFLVKGYKIKTPPLLDGCLKGIIRKQIVDIIGQLPDYVLEEETVSPFELQQADEMFITNTRVGIQPVSKYRKKQYENKVAREFLAKLNTRARLG, encoded by the coding sequence ATGATGATGAATCTCAATGGACAATTGGTAGAGGACAGCTCTGCAGCAGCGCATCCGCTTAACCGCGCCATGAACTATGGGGATGGTGTTTTTGAAACAATTAGAGTGTCCGCGGGGAAGGTTCTCTTCTGGGAGGACCACTATTTCAGGCTCATGTCCAGCATGAGGATTCTTCGGATGGAAATTCCGATGAATTTTACACCAGAATCCTTGGAGCAGCAAATCCAGCAAGTGGTAGCCGAAAGCGGAAAGGCGGCGGCTCATATGGTTAAAATTTTGGTCTGGAGAAAGCCTGGAGGTAAATACACTCCGGAATCACTAGAAGTGGAGTACCTGATACATGCAGAAGGTATCGATCAGCCATTTTATACCCTGGACGAAGCAGCTTACGAGATCGAACTTTTCAAAGATCACTATGTGCTGTCCGGTCTGCTTTCTACCCTAAAGTCGAACAATCGATTGATATCGGTTTTGGGTAGCATATACGCTAAAGAGAATGACTACCAGAATTGCGTGTTGCTCAATGAAAATAAGATGGTCACCGAGGCCCTGAACGGGAACGTATTTCTGGTAAAGGGTTACAAGATCAAGACACCTCCTTTACTGGATGGATGTCTAAAGGGAATAATCCGTAAACAGATTGTTGATATTATTGGTCAACTGCCCGACTATGTATTGGAAGAAGAAACTGTATCGCCTTTTGAGCTACAGCAGGCCGACGAAATGTTCATTACCAATACCCGGGTCGGAATCCAACCGGTTAGTAAATACAGAAAGAAGCAATACGAGAATAAGGTGGCAAGAGAATTCCTGGCCAAACTCAATACACGTGCGCGTTTGGGTTAG
- a CDS encoding OmpA family protein — translation MQTISKQLGLLLLLLLPIGILQGQSFRNITMTGGLSVMENNDGSQLPTLSDLDFKNPFFFIFEGRFTEAFAINASLYTNEPELKDGTQPFLIGGQVSGQWYFDQYIFNNEDFEWSIGAGIGLYKPQRLKSRSTFGFNTIFRYWVSERIAFSFQGVTNFGFSEDPLINNFYQYNFGVVWGSKARTPKRNAYLESQEILEEDAVSSERKKAIVDLTPEEPPQEEVVAVVPEPEPEEVQNKPREFESIYFDRNSSYYNKQEALKLDRVLVALQANRAYRVKAEAYTDASGDAVYNQWLADRRLKRVTDYLLAAGIDASRIEGISVGIDPESVECLDVPSPCSVESQRQYRRVQFLLFEQ, via the coding sequence ATGCAGACGATAAGCAAGCAATTGGGGCTATTGCTATTATTGTTGTTGCCGATTGGAATTCTCCAGGGGCAGTCTTTCCGAAATATTACCATGACGGGCGGACTAAGCGTAATGGAGAATAACGATGGCTCGCAGCTACCAACCCTGAGTGATCTGGATTTCAAGAATCCGTTCTTCTTTATTTTCGAAGGCCGTTTTACAGAGGCTTTCGCTATTAACGCCAGTCTATACACAAATGAACCTGAACTCAAGGACGGGACACAACCTTTCCTGATCGGTGGGCAGGTCAGTGGTCAATGGTATTTTGATCAGTATATTTTTAACAATGAAGATTTTGAATGGTCAATAGGTGCCGGAATTGGCTTATACAAGCCACAGCGATTGAAATCCAGAAGCACTTTTGGGTTTAATACCATTTTTCGCTATTGGGTTTCGGAACGGATAGCGTTTAGCTTTCAAGGAGTAACCAATTTTGGTTTCTCAGAAGATCCGTTGATCAATAATTTCTACCAATACAACTTCGGTGTGGTATGGGGCTCTAAAGCGAGAACTCCAAAACGAAATGCCTATCTGGAGAGTCAGGAGATATTGGAAGAGGATGCTGTTTCATCTGAGCGTAAAAAAGCCATTGTCGACCTGACTCCAGAAGAACCACCCCAAGAGGAGGTAGTTGCAGTAGTACCTGAGCCGGAACCAGAAGAAGTCCAAAATAAACCGAGGGAATTCGAGTCTATTTATTTTGACCGCAACTCTTCCTATTATAACAAACAGGAGGCCCTGAAACTAGATCGTGTATTAGTTGCCCTGCAAGCTAATCGAGCATACAGGGTTAAAGCTGAGGCTTACACCGATGCCAGTGGAGATGCCGTCTACAATCAATGGCTGGCAGATAGACGTCTGAAGCGAGTGACGGACTACCTGTTAGCGGCAGGGATCGATGCGTCCAGGATCGAAGGAATTTCTGTAGGTATTGATCCGGAAAGTGTTGAATGCCTGGATGTACCTTCACCTTGTTCGGTAGAAAGTCAGCGTCAGTATAGGCGAGTACAGTTCTTATTATTTGAGCAATAA
- a CDS encoding YqgE/AlgH family protein, with protein MISLKPEKGVLLVAEPSIIGDVSFNRSVVLLAEHNETGSVGFILNKPLEYKLSDFIPEVTSALTVYNGGPVEQDNLYFIHRVPELIPDSIEIAQGIYWGGDFNTILELLQDNKLVEDQIQFFLGYSGWASEQLDEELEVQSWVVVRNQDKDHIIGKCQNDFWKKKMIEFGGDYLIWSNAPENPNYN; from the coding sequence ATGATCTCGCTAAAACCAGAAAAGGGAGTTCTTCTGGTAGCCGAACCATCGATCATCGGAGATGTGTCGTTCAATCGGTCCGTTGTCCTTTTGGCCGAACACAACGAGACTGGCTCTGTGGGATTCATCTTGAATAAACCCCTGGAATACAAACTGAGTGACTTCATCCCTGAGGTGACCTCTGCCCTGACCGTATATAACGGTGGGCCGGTAGAACAGGACAATCTTTACTTTATCCACCGCGTACCGGAACTGATCCCTGACAGTATCGAGATCGCCCAAGGCATTTATTGGGGAGGAGATTTCAACACCATCCTGGAGTTGCTTCAGGATAACAAACTAGTCGAGGACCAGATTCAATTCTTTCTGGGATACTCCGGTTGGGCCAGTGAGCAGTTGGACGAAGAATTGGAAGTCCAAAGTTGGGTGGTTGTCCGAAACCAGGACAAGGATCACATCATCGGCAAGTGCCAGAATGATTTTTGGAAGAAGAAGATGATCGAATTTGGCGGAGATTACCTTATCTGGTCAAACGCGCCAGAAAATCCCAATTATAACTAA
- a CDS encoding OmpA family protein, protein MRLTIMILGILGCIATTTAQQYRFVTLTAGTNAIDDIGLGTFPSFSDLNYKNPFLFSAEGRFNKSLSVSLSGTSNEVDLEADQSRRFYIGIDAMLNFYIDQYLWNNDDVEWYFSAGTGIYSLKGLIDKGSMNGATGFRFWISDQVGFNIQTMAKFAMNRTSALRNHYVHSVGLVWGLKTKPKPEPESEPESILEPAPKEIPEPVVVTPLVVEEPEEVEPQADLPLLVSSVYFDRNSSFFGRGEEVKLDELVLKMLSEPELRLEVDSYTDSTGEEAYNLWLANNRLERTIEYLVQRGVDRNRIQGEAKGIDPASLPCKDQNNNCTEESQRVYRRAEFRVFRQ, encoded by the coding sequence ATGCGCCTCACCATTATGATATTGGGTATCTTAGGTTGTATCGCAACTACAACTGCACAGCAATATCGCTTTGTTACCCTTACTGCTGGTACAAATGCCATAGACGATATCGGTCTTGGTACTTTCCCATCATTTAGTGACCTGAATTACAAGAACCCTTTCTTGTTCAGCGCGGAAGGCAGGTTCAATAAATCTTTGAGTGTATCCCTGAGTGGTACGTCAAACGAAGTAGACTTAGAAGCGGACCAAAGTCGTCGATTCTACATCGGTATCGATGCGATGCTTAATTTTTACATCGATCAGTATTTGTGGAATAATGACGATGTAGAATGGTATTTCTCCGCAGGAACTGGTATTTATAGTTTAAAAGGGCTAATTGACAAGGGTTCCATGAATGGAGCCACCGGCTTCCGCTTTTGGATATCAGATCAGGTAGGCTTTAATATTCAGACCATGGCTAAGTTTGCCATGAATAGAACGTCGGCCCTCAGGAATCATTATGTTCACAGCGTAGGTCTGGTATGGGGTCTGAAAACTAAACCGAAACCGGAACCAGAGTCTGAACCGGAGTCGATTTTAGAACCGGCGCCCAAGGAGATTCCGGAACCGGTCGTTGTGACCCCTCTGGTTGTCGAGGAGCCTGAGGAAGTGGAACCCCAGGCCGACTTACCATTACTGGTTTCGTCAGTTTATTTTGATCGTAATTCTTCCTTCTTTGGGCGCGGTGAAGAGGTTAAGTTGGACGAATTGGTGCTCAAGATGCTCTCTGAGCCCGAGTTACGCCTTGAAGTCGATTCTTACACGGATTCAACTGGAGAAGAGGCCTATAATCTCTGGTTGGCAAATAATCGGTTAGAGCGAACCATTGAGTACCTGGTGCAACGTGGTGTAGACCGAAACAGGATTCAGGGCGAGGCCAAAGGTATAGATCCGGCCAGTTTACCTTGCAAGGATCAAAACAACAATTGCACCGAGGAAAGTCAGCGTGTGTATCGGCGAGCTGAGTTTCGAGTTTTTCGTCAGTAG
- a CDS encoding DUF493 family protein yields the protein MTPQEKQSEEFYKRLKEQLEADTDWPSPYMFKFIVPSSQEKIAEIKAAFDDLDATINTRDSAKGTYTSVSIKVTMENPDAVVAKYLEVSKVEGVISL from the coding sequence ATGACCCCACAGGAAAAGCAATCAGAAGAGTTTTACAAACGACTGAAAGAGCAGTTGGAGGCTGATACGGATTGGCCTTCACCTTACATGTTCAAATTCATAGTTCCATCCAGTCAGGAAAAGATAGCCGAGATCAAAGCTGCTTTTGATGACCTGGATGCAACCATCAACACCAGGGATTCGGCCAAAGGGACCTACACCAGTGTTTCTATTAAAGTCACCATGGAGAACCCTGATGCCGTTGTCGCTAAATATCTGGAAGTTTCTAAGGTGGAAGGAGTCATTTCCCTATAA
- the murA gene encoding UDP-N-acetylglucosamine 1-carboxyvinyltransferase, whose protein sequence is MGTFQIEGGHSLQGDIRPQGAKNEALQILCAVLLTPEEVVIENIPDIRDVNKLIGILGNLGVKVKKLAAGKYSFQSDDLDLDYLESELFKQEGSSLRGSIMIVGPLLARFGKGYIPRPGGDKIGRRRLDTHFEGFIKLGADFRYNREERFYGVEAPNGLRGTYMLLDQASVTGTANIVMAAVMAKGTTTIYNAACEPYLQQLCKMLNRMGANISGIGSNLLVIEGVESLGGCNHRVLPDMIEIGSWIGLAAMTRSSITIKDVSWDDLGLIPDTFRKLGIQLERRGDDIFIPSMESYEIQSDMDGSILTISDAPWPGFTPDLLSIVLVVCTQARGSVLIHQKMFESRLFFVDKLIDMGAKIILCDPHRATVIGHDFHSQLKATTMVSPDIRAGISLLIAALSAKGTSAIHNIEQIDRGYERIDERLRAIGAKIERID, encoded by the coding sequence ATGGGTACATTTCAGATCGAAGGAGGGCATAGCCTACAAGGAGATATTCGTCCTCAAGGGGCCAAGAACGAGGCCCTGCAAATTTTATGCGCCGTTCTTCTGACTCCAGAGGAAGTGGTCATCGAGAATATCCCGGACATCCGGGATGTGAACAAACTGATCGGCATACTGGGTAATCTCGGCGTTAAGGTGAAAAAGCTCGCAGCCGGTAAATACAGTTTTCAATCTGACGATCTGGACCTGGACTACCTGGAATCTGAACTTTTCAAACAAGAAGGCAGTTCGCTTAGGGGGTCTATTATGATCGTAGGGCCGCTATTGGCAAGATTTGGCAAAGGCTATATTCCCCGGCCCGGTGGTGATAAGATCGGTCGTAGAAGACTGGACACCCACTTCGAGGGCTTTATCAAGTTAGGTGCGGATTTCCGATATAACCGAGAGGAACGTTTTTATGGGGTAGAGGCCCCTAACGGTTTGCGAGGCACCTATATGCTGCTGGATCAGGCATCGGTAACAGGAACGGCTAATATCGTTATGGCGGCGGTCATGGCCAAAGGCACTACGACCATCTACAATGCAGCCTGTGAGCCCTATCTGCAACAACTCTGCAAGATGCTGAATCGGATGGGTGCCAACATCTCTGGAATAGGATCAAATCTGCTGGTCATAGAAGGTGTTGAAAGCCTGGGTGGATGTAATCACCGGGTATTACCGGATATGATCGAGATCGGCAGTTGGATCGGTCTTGCGGCTATGACGCGTTCTTCCATCACCATCAAGGATGTGAGTTGGGACGATCTGGGCCTTATCCCGGATACCTTTCGCAAATTGGGCATCCAATTGGAGCGGAGAGGAGACGACATCTTCATTCCTAGCATGGAATCTTATGAGATCCAGAGCGATATGGACGGTTCTATTCTGACCATTTCAGACGCCCCTTGGCCTGGCTTTACGCCAGATCTTTTAAGTATCGTTCTTGTGGTCTGTACACAGGCCAGAGGAAGTGTGTTGATCCATCAGAAGATGTTCGAAAGCCGGCTGTTCTTCGTGGACAAGTTGATCGATATGGGAGCCAAGATCATCCTTTGTGATCCGCATCGGGCAACAGTGATCGGTCACGATTTCCATTCTCAGCTAAAAGCTACAACCATGGTTTCCCCGGATATCCGGGCAGGTATTTCTTTGCTGATAGC
- a CDS encoding RecQ family zinc-binding domain-containing protein yields MSSDRLLDYFEKDLEASMIGQSILRIYGGIHEQMTTIDLPFLMRKTGVHEEKILQILERMESLQCLQMELNRSDASVTYLCPREDERTLNPHRKQIERQYQLKEQQLERMIEFANQHNSCLSQYLMSYFGDEQGKPCGKCSVCLGRIEDRDKYPPSDLITELKTLLKDSPLDIHGIRERLNFEPQQILDVLDHLTDLGQLSRDEQQRFQFKK; encoded by the coding sequence TTGTCCTCTGATCGTCTGTTGGATTATTTCGAGAAGGACTTGGAAGCTTCAATGATCGGACAGTCCATACTCCGCATTTATGGGGGCATCCATGAACAAATGACGACCATCGACCTCCCTTTCCTAATGCGTAAGACCGGAGTTCATGAAGAGAAGATCCTCCAAATACTGGAGCGAATGGAGAGCCTTCAGTGCCTGCAAATGGAACTCAACAGGTCTGATGCTTCAGTAACTTATCTGTGCCCAAGAGAGGACGAACGAACTTTAAATCCCCACCGTAAACAAATTGAGAGACAGTATCAACTCAAAGAACAGCAATTGGAGCGAATGATCGAATTTGCCAATCAACACAACAGCTGCTTAAGTCAATACCTAATGTCTTATTTTGGAGATGAACAGGGCAAGCCTTGTGGAAAATGTTCCGTCTGTCTCGGTCGCATTGAAGATCGAGATAAGTACCCACCTTCGGATCTGATCACGGAGCTGAAGACACTTCTGAAAGATTCACCCCTGGACATCCACGGAATTCGAGAAAGACTTAATTTTGAGCCTCAACAAATACTGGACGTCCTGGATCACTTAACTGATCTGGGGCAACTATCACGTGATGAACAACAACGCTTTCAATTCAAGAAATGA
- a CDS encoding AAA family ATPase, with protein sequence MPERIVITGGPGSGKTSLINALGDSGYSFLPEVSREVTETAQRAGIDQLFLKDPIQFSQALLEARIEQFHLGQDWKSNYLFYDRGIPDVMAYLDYLGSPYSPHFKELSQSHRYDRILLLPPWPEIYIQDQQRYESFDQSQSIHDHLVKVYKKLGYQSVEIPRGSVDQRVEFVKDLLL encoded by the coding sequence TTGCCCGAACGAATTGTGATCACCGGAGGACCCGGATCAGGGAAAACAAGCCTCATCAATGCACTAGGAGACAGCGGTTATTCCTTTCTTCCGGAAGTGTCCAGGGAGGTTACGGAAACGGCCCAAAGAGCGGGCATTGATCAACTCTTTCTCAAAGACCCCATTCAATTTAGTCAGGCCCTATTGGAGGCCAGAATAGAACAATTTCATTTAGGTCAGGACTGGAAATCCAACTATCTCTTCTACGACAGGGGAATACCGGATGTGATGGCATACCTGGATTATCTGGGCAGTCCCTATTCTCCGCATTTCAAGGAACTGAGCCAGAGTCACCGATATGATAGGATCTTGCTGTTACCGCCCTGGCCTGAAATCTACATCCAGGACCAACAACGGTATGAATCCTTTGATCAATCCCAGTCCATCCATGATCACCTAGTTAAGGTATACAAGAAACTAGGATACCAAAGTGTTGAGATCCCCAGGGGCAGTGTGGACCAACGTGTCGAATTTGTCAAGGATCTCTTGTTATGA
- a CDS encoding HU family DNA-binding protein has product MNKSDLIDGMAEDAGITKAAAKKALESFLGNVEGSLKKGNRVSLVGFGSWSVSKRAAREGRNPQTGKTINIAAKNVVKFKAGADLSNSVN; this is encoded by the coding sequence ATGAACAAATCAGATTTAATCGATGGTATGGCGGAAGACGCCGGGATAACCAAAGCGGCCGCAAAAAAAGCATTAGAGTCCTTCCTTGGTAATGTAGAAGGATCCCTGAAAAAAGGAAACAGAGTATCACTTGTCGGTTTCGGTTCTTGGTCAGTATCTAAGCGTGCTGCCCGCGAAGGAAGAAACCCTCAGACTGGTAAAACGATCAATATTGCTGCGAAGAACGTTGTTAAGTTCAAAGCAGGAGCAGACCTTTCGAATAGCGTGAACTAA
- a CDS encoding RecQ family ATP-dependent DNA helicase, with product MIREEQLYTTLTQTWGHKEFRPGQLEIINTVLAEEHTLALMPTGGGKSLCFQLPALLTEGICLVISPLVALMNDQVRQLQNRGIKAISLAGGIRQDRLTELLDNARYGNYKFLYLSPERLRQEQVQLAIRQMNVNYLVVDEAHCISQWGHDFRPAYLEIGQIREWHPGIPVIALTATATERVMADIKEKLVISEAQVYRTSFNRPNLSYQVKNETVKEEELKAYLKQANGNSIIYLRNRGKTIQLAERLNRLGFRSTYYHGGMDNKDKEASMSSWISGENPIMVATNAFGMGIDQSNVRLVVHLQLPADLESYYQEAGRAGRDGHNAIALMLLNEEDKQIARTQYVESIPKFKEIVNIYKRLNSYFQISYGEGSFLEFPFNFAQFCAAYSLKRGKHIKDYKY from the coding sequence ATGATCAGGGAGGAGCAACTGTATACAACCCTGACTCAAACCTGGGGTCACAAGGAATTCAGGCCCGGTCAGTTGGAGATCATCAATACTGTTCTAGCCGAAGAACATACCCTTGCGCTAATGCCGACCGGAGGTGGTAAATCTCTTTGTTTTCAACTACCCGCCCTGCTCACTGAAGGGATCTGTTTGGTGATCTCTCCCCTTGTTGCCCTGATGAATGACCAGGTCAGGCAACTTCAGAACAGGGGGATCAAGGCCATTTCCCTGGCTGGCGGTATCAGACAAGACAGGCTGACTGAACTACTGGATAATGCCCGTTATGGCAATTACAAATTCCTCTATCTGTCTCCCGAAAGACTCCGGCAGGAACAAGTTCAGCTGGCCATCAGGCAGATGAATGTCAACTACCTGGTGGTGGACGAGGCTCATTGTATCTCCCAATGGGGCCACGACTTCAGGCCAGCTTATCTCGAAATTGGGCAGATCAGGGAATGGCACCCGGGTATTCCCGTGATCGCTTTGACCGCTACGGCCACAGAGCGAGTGATGGCAGATATCAAGGAGAAACTGGTCATCTCAGAAGCTCAAGTTTATCGAACTTCATTTAACCGACCAAATCTGTCCTACCAGGTCAAAAACGAAACGGTAAAGGAAGAAGAGCTCAAAGCGTACCTCAAACAAGCAAATGGAAATTCTATTATCTATTTGCGCAATCGAGGGAAGACCATTCAATTAGCCGAACGTTTGAATAGATTAGGATTCAGGTCTACCTATTACCATGGTGGTATGGACAACAAGGATAAGGAAGCGAGCATGAGTTCCTGGATAAGTGGCGAAAACCCCATCATGGTGGCCACCAATGCCTTTGGAATGGGAATCGACCAAAGCAATGTGCGTTTGGTAGTCCACCTGCAGCTACCCGCTGACCTGGAGAGCTATTATCAGGAAGCTGGTCGCGCCGGTCGAGATGGTCATAATGCCATCGCTTTGATGCTGTTAAACGAAGAGGACAAGCAGATCGCTCGTACTCAATATGTTGAATCCATTCCCAAGTTCAAGGAGATCGTCAATATATATAAACGACTGAACAGCTATTTTCAGATCTCCTATGGTGAAGGAAGTTTTCTGGAATTCCCATTCAACTTTGCCCAGTTTTGTGCTGCCTATTCCCTGAAGCGGGGAAAACATATCAAGGATTACAAATATTAG
- the hisS gene encoding histidine--tRNA ligase produces MKPSIPKGTRDFSPSEMARRNYMQGVIESAFQRFGFKPIATPAMENSQTLMGKYGEEGDRLIFKVLNSGDFLSKADSEQLAQRDSKAVAGSISDKALKYDLTVPFARYVVQHQNEITLPFKRYQIQPVWRADRPQKGRFREFVQCDADVVGSDSLWQEVELIQLYDEVFTNLGLEGTTIKLNNRKILSGLAEMIGAEDKLIPFTVALDKLDKIGQDKVIEEMRGQGIADGAINKLQPLFDLSGSAVDKLGSLEGLLADSEIGQEGIGELRFLITTITQLGLRTANLEIELTLARGLNYYTGAIMEVAAPDSVKMGSIGGGGRYDDLTGIFGLKGVSGVGISFGLDRIYLVLEELELFPEQLSESVRVLFINFGPDEALYATKAIAKIRQGGLSCELYPDAAKMKKQMGYANKMNIPYVVMAGSTEIDSSTFTLKDMRTGDQKQLDLTQLIDAVSNVR; encoded by the coding sequence TTGAAACCCTCCATACCCAAAGGAACCAGAGATTTTTCCCCATCCGAGATGGCCAGGCGTAATTATATGCAAGGCGTAATAGAGTCTGCTTTTCAGCGATTTGGTTTTAAACCTATTGCCACACCGGCCATGGAGAATTCTCAAACCCTGATGGGAAAATACGGAGAGGAGGGGGATAGACTCATCTTCAAGGTCCTGAACAGTGGGGATTTTTTATCCAAAGCGGATAGCGAGCAACTTGCCCAGAGAGACAGCAAAGCTGTAGCCGGTAGTATCAGCGACAAGGCGCTAAAGTATGATCTTACGGTTCCTTTTGCCCGTTATGTTGTTCAACACCAAAATGAGATCACCTTGCCGTTTAAACGATACCAGATCCAACCCGTCTGGCGCGCGGACAGGCCACAGAAGGGAAGATTCCGGGAATTTGTGCAGTGCGATGCCGATGTGGTCGGGTCAGATTCCTTGTGGCAGGAGGTAGAACTGATCCAGTTATATGACGAGGTATTCACTAATCTGGGATTGGAAGGGACTACCATCAAGCTAAATAACAGAAAGATTCTTAGCGGTCTTGCCGAAATGATCGGTGCAGAGGACAAATTGATCCCATTTACCGTTGCTCTGGACAAGTTGGATAAGATCGGACAGGACAAGGTCATCGAAGAGATGCGAGGACAAGGGATAGCCGATGGGGCCATCAATAAACTCCAACCCTTGTTTGACCTAAGTGGCTCCGCTGTAGACAAATTAGGTTCCCTGGAAGGACTTTTGGCCGATTCCGAGATCGGACAAGAGGGCATAGGAGAGCTTCGTTTTTTAATTACCACCATAACCCAGTTGGGATTGCGTACGGCCAATCTGGAGATCGAACTCACCCTTGCTAGGGGTCTCAACTACTATACTGGAGCTATCATGGAGGTGGCCGCACCAGATTCCGTGAAAATGGGAAGCATTGGTGGGGGAGGTCGCTATGACGACCTGACCGGTATCTTTGGCCTTAAAGGCGTGAGCGGAGTAGGGATAAGTTTTGGTTTAGACAGAATCTATCTGGTCCTGGAAGAATTGGAGCTCTTCCCGGAACAATTATCGGAATCTGTCCGTGTGCTTTTTATCAACTTTGGCCCGGATGAAGCGCTTTATGCAACTAAGGCTATTGCCAAGATCAGACAAGGTGGGCTCAGTTGCGAACTCTATCCGGATGCTGCCAAAATGAAAAAGCAAATGGGTTATGCTAACAAGATGAATATCCCATATGTTGTCATGGCTGGATCTACGGAGATTGATAGCAGTACGTTTACCTTAAAGGATATGCGTACAGGCGATCAGAAACAATTGGATCTGACCCAACTCATAGACGCCGTCTCTAACGTTCGGTAG